AACCCTGAAGCATCTGCACCAACCACTGCAAGATCACAAACAGTACAGAGCTGCCCTTCCTGACTTGGCACAAACCGGGAACTACAGTATGGGCAAGAGACATCCTTCTGTCCTCGGTAAATTGGCACATATGTTGCCCCACAAGTCACAAATGGGTTTCTGAAATCATAGTTCAACTGGGCAGAATCTGTCATATTCCTCTCTGCAGCCTGCAGCACTTGCCTGGCTGTCCTTGCTTGGCTCTCTAGGGTTGGGTTGGTTTCTAGAAGCCGCCTGGCAAAGTTAGCTGCAGTGGCAAGGTTCTTTGCCTTGAAGCAAACAGTCATTGCATTTTGCAAGGCAAGCCTTAAGTGAGGCATTTGAAGGTTGCAGTGAGTGAAATAGGCAGCAAGCTCTTGCTGACGTACTGGATCATCCTTGACTTCCCTCCTCTTAAGCTCAATTTGCAAACCCAAAACATATTCTTTCACTATAATGATCAACTCCTTGACTTCATCAACTTCCCTCCTTGACTCAACAACAATAAGAGGAATAGTATGGAGAATGCTAATAAAAAGTCGAAGTGCCTCTGTGAATTTTCCAGTCGTTGTGGCCTTGTAACCTGCCTTAAGCTTCTCCTCCAACTGAGAAAAACTGAACACAAGTGCTGGTGGACCCCTAACATTTGGGCTAGCAGACTCATTCCATCCTCGTTCAACTGCCAATGATATCACTGGAGCAGATGAAAATGCACGTAAATAGCTATGACTGCCagtatgaagatcaagaaacatGGATCTCAATGGAGTAAAGTTTCTGATTCCAAGTTGCCTGCTCAGTAATCGCATTGCAGTATCAAAATTTCCAGCAGCTGCATGTTCAGCAGCAAGTGATGACCTCTGGACCCAAATTTGGCTTACAGGCATGCCAGGAGTTGGGGCCACAAAAACCGAAGAGCGAGCATTGACAGATGCCCTTGGAGTGTCTGCTTCAGGGGGGAGCTCCAAATCTTCAAGTTCCCATCCTGCCTCTTCCTCATTCTCTGCAGTCACTTCGCCATCTTCCAGAATTGCCGTAACATCCCCATTCTGCAAGCCATCAACATCAACCATGTCCAACTCCTCACCCCAATCACCATCAGCAGCCTCATCCTCTTCATCTGCAGCTCCCCTACCAATATTATCCAGCCCTCCTTCAAATATTCCTTTCATAACTCTCAGAAGGGGCCAATCACCACTACACATAACTGGGGCTCTGGGCATCAGAAGGGAGGCTGTTTTCCCCTCTGGCAAAGAGGGAACATTATCCCCCAACTTAGCTGCTAGACGTTCAGCAACATCCTGTAGCCCATGAGTTGAAGCTGTAATGTAAGCAAGCGGCAAGTGGCCAACATTTTCCAAGATCTTAACACGTTCTCTGACATCACCCAGATATAGGGCATTATGAAACTGACCCATGACATCATTCTTGACTTCAGCAATTTTCATCATCTTGGACAGCTTTTCATTATTACCAGTTATTAGATAAAGAAAAGACAGCCTCTCAAAATTTTTGGTCCTCTGGTAGGCATATTCCACAATACCTGCATTACCCTGGCGAAGAGCCTCCACCCCCAATCTATACCAGTAGTCTTTCTCATCAATTGCTGTAGCTGATGCAACCGCAATTTGGATATTCCCACTTTCTATAGCCAAATTGAATCTAGTTCTCTCATCTTTCACAAAATGGAGAGCAACATCTGGGAAGCCCTTCTGTTGAAGATAAGCAATCACAGCCTCCCCACAAAGCTGTGAGTTCCTTATCATGCTCATAACATGGTCATATCTCTTCTTCAAAAGGGACAGCTTGAAAATATATTCTGTCGCATCAATAACTATAGACCTGTTTTTTCCATCACGATCCAAGCAAAAGATAGTATTGCCAGATACCTTTGTAATGTATATTGGGACATCAAGAGTTCTGATTATCCCACTATCTCCATTTGAGAGGCAGTACTTAATGTGATTTAGAGTCGtataaataaaaacaccatTATCATCCCAGGCACCACTCTTTACACGGATTGTCTCATGAAGAGTGCATTGGTGAACAAGTTTCTTGCTAGCAATGATAATGGCATGCTTGCTGAGTAAAGCAACACTCTCCATGTCATGAGACCAAACAACATATTTGACAAAAGGGGTTTGAAGTTCACCAAGAACAAGCCTCTGCTGGAGATCAAAAATAACCACTCTATCCTCAGCCCTACAAAGCAAGTTACCTGTTCCAGCATAAAAGATTGCATCTGCAGCTATAGGAAGGGCACTCTTTTTAACAATCTCATTTTTCAGATTCTTCACCAAGACTTGATTGTTGCTCTTCTCAAGCACGGCGAACCTATTCCGGGCCACAAAGACAGCTGATCCCCCAGGACCTCTCTTTGCTTCTTGCAGACTATCACCCCTACCAATGCTATCTTTGGGTATGAAATACAACTCATAAGATCCCCCATCAACATCCGAGCAGATTAGAACAGCATTTTCAGTGGGACTATAGGAAAGAGTCCTTGGACTCTGATTCAAGCTAGTGGAACCAGGCCGCCGAATTGGCATTACTTGTGTATCCTTTTGAGCTGAAAACTCATAGAATCGCAAAAAGCGATCTTTGGTATAGAATAGAGAATCACCACTTACTGCAAAGGCAGGCCGTTCTCTCTCCAACTTGAAGACAATCATACCACTGTCATGACCAGCAGCCAATAGATTCATCTCAGGGTGAGATGCAAGAATCCAGAATCGATCATGCTCACGACGGAAAGTTTGAACTCCAGTTCTCTTTGTTACATCCCACACACGTATACTTCTATCCTCTGAGTTGGATACAATTATGTCCTGTTTGGCATGGAACATGACACATGAAACATTATTCATGTGCCCTCTCAATGTGTCCACTTCCCAAGCCTTTGTATCTGAAAACAAAATGAACAATTACCTTACCAACAGGGTGCAtacaaaatttctcttttttataagtgaacaaaattcattaaaagcACAAAGGGGCACAATCCATGTACAAGGGAAGTATTCAAGAGatacaccaaaaataaaaaagatgtgtATATACTAATAATAGTATGATAGCAAGGATAAAGGATAATTTATGAGTTTCCCATTTCTTTCCCCCTTAGGCACAAGAAGCTTCTAATTTTAAGCCTACCAAACTAGACTAGAAACAAGGTTGTTCCAATTGCAGGCCACCTCGCAACAATTCATA
This portion of the Castanea sativa cultivar Marrone di Chiusa Pesio chromosome 7, ASM4071231v1 genome encodes:
- the LOC142642094 gene encoding coatomer subunit alpha-1; translated protein: MLTKFETKSNRVKGLSFHSKRPWILASLHSGVIQLWDYRMGTLIDRFDEHDGPVRGVHFHKSQPLFVSGGDDYKIKVWNYKLHRCLFTLLGHLDYIRTVQFHHEYPWIVSASDDQTIRIWNWQSRTCISVLTGHNHYVMCASFHPKEDLVVSASLDQTVRVWDIGALRKKTVSPADDILRLSQMNTDLFGGVDAVVKYVLEGHDRGVNWAAFHPSLPLIVSGADDRQVKLWRMNDTKAWEVDTLRGHMNNVSCVMFHAKQDIIVSNSEDRSIRVWDVTKRTGVQTFRREHDRFWILASHPEMNLLAAGHDSGMIVFKLERERPAFAVSGDSLFYTKDRFLRFYEFSAQKDTQVMPIRRPGSTSLNQSPRTLSYSPTENAVLICSDVDGGSYELYFIPKDSIGRGDSLQEAKRGPGGSAVFVARNRFAVLEKSNNQVLVKNLKNEIVKKSALPIAADAIFYAGTGNLLCRAEDRVVIFDLQQRLVLGELQTPFVKYVVWSHDMESVALLSKHAIIIASKKLVHQCTLHETIRVKSGAWDDNGVFIYTTLNHIKYCLSNGDSGIIRTLDVPIYITKVSGNTIFCLDRDGKNRSIVIDATEYIFKLSLLKKRYDHVMSMIRNSQLCGEAVIAYLQQKGFPDVALHFVKDERTRFNLAIESGNIQIAVASATAIDEKDYWYRLGVEALRQGNAGIVEYAYQRTKNFERLSFLYLITGNNEKLSKMMKIAEVKNDVMGQFHNALYLGDVRERVKILENVGHLPLAYITASTHGLQDVAERLAAKLGDNVPSLPEGKTASLLMPRAPVMCSGDWPLLRVMKGIFEGGLDNIGRGAADEEDEAADGDWGEELDMVDVDGLQNGDVTAILEDGEVTAENEEEAGWELEDLELPPEADTPRASVNARSSVFVAPTPGMPVSQIWVQRSSLAAEHAAAGNFDTAMRLLSRQLGIRNFTPLRSMFLDLHTGSHSYLRAFSSAPVISLAVERGWNESASPNVRGPPALVFSFSQLEEKLKAGYKATTTGKFTEALRLFISILHTIPLIVVESRREVDEVKELIIIVKEYVLGLQIELKRREVKDDPVRQQELAAYFTHCNLQMPHLRLALQNAMTVCFKAKNLATAANFARRLLETNPTLESQARTARQVLQAAERNMTDSAQLNYDFRNPFVTCGATYVPIYRGQKDVSCPYCSSRFVPSQEGQLCTVCDLAVVGADASGLLCSPSQIR